In Haematobia irritans isolate KBUSLIRL chromosome 1, ASM5000362v1, whole genome shotgun sequence, a genomic segment contains:
- the ort gene encoding glycine receptor ora transientless, producing the protein MSAQIVLFVLLSISLEHFAKGEFQHSLAITDILPEDIKRYDKMRPPKKEGQPCIVYFHVTVMGLDSIDENSMTYVADIFFAQTWKDHRLRLPENMTTEYRLLEVDWLKNVWRPDSFFKNAKSVTFQTMTIPNHYMWLYKDKTILYMVKLTLKLSCIMNFAIYPHDTQECKLQMESLSHTTDDMIFQWDPTTPLVVDENIELPQVALIRNETADCTQVYSTGNFTCLEVVFTLKRRLVYYVFNTYIPTCMIVIMSWVSFWIKPEAAPARVTLGVTSLLTLSTQHAKSQSSLPPVSYLKAVDAFMSVCTVFVFMALMEYCLINIVLSDTPIPKPIAYPPKPKPEDEKKEPEKKPEPEPAPKPPLTDEKIEKIFDEMTRNKRIPHTHTRRVMRPPLDADGPWIPRQESRIILTPTIAPPPPPKPPSPEPPKPKLTPQQERLKRAIYIDRTSRVLFPALFASLNGIYWIVFYEYL; encoded by the exons ATGAGTGCCCAAATTGTCCTTTTTGTACTACTTTCAATAAGTCTGGAACATTTTGCTAAAGGCGAATTTCA ACATAGTTTAGCTATTACAGATATTTTACCCGAAGACATAAAACGTTATGATAAAATGCGTCCGCCCAAAAAAGAAGGACAACCATGCATAGTATATTTTCATGTTACCGTCATGGGTTTGGATTCCATCGATGAGAACTCCATGACCTATGTGGCCGATATATTCTTTGCACAAACGTGGAAAGATCATCGTTTGCGTTTACCGGAAAATATGACAACCGAATATCGTCTGCTCGAAGTggattggttgaaaaatgtttggCGTCCCGattcatttttcaaaaatgccaAATCTGTAACATTCCAGACAATGACGATACCCAATCATTATATGTGGTTATACAAAGATAAGACGATATTGTATATGGTGAAATTGACACTGAAGCTATCGTGTATTATGAATTTCGCCATATATCCACATGATACCCAAGAGTGTAAACTACAAATGGAGAGTT TATCTCATACCACAGATGATATGATCTTTCAATGGGATCCCACCACACCTTTGGTGGTGGATGAGAATATTGAATTGCCTCAAGTGGCTTTGATACGCAATGAGACAGCCGATTGTACACAAGTCTATTCAACCGGTAATTTTACCTGCCTCGAAGTGGTGTTCACTCTAAAAAGACGCTTGGTCTACTATGTCTTCAATACCTATATACCCACTTGTATGATTGTCATAATGTCATGGGTATCATTTTGGATTAAACCTGAAGCGGCACCAGCTCGTGTCACACTTGGTGTAACATCTTTACTTACTTTATCAACGCAACATGCGAAATCACAATCCTCGTTACCACCCGTTTCCTATCTGAAGGCGGTGGATGCTTTTATGTCGGTGTGTACGGTATTCGTGTTTATGGCTCTTATGGAATATTGCCTAATTAATATTGTCCTGAGTGATACCCCTATACCTAAGCCTATAGCATATCCGCCTAAACCAAAACCAGAAGATGAGAAAAAGGAACCGGAAAAGAAACCAGAACCGGAGCCTGCACCCAAACCACCACTGAcagatgaaaaaattgaaaagattTTTGATGAAATGACACGAAATAAGAGA ATTCCCCATACACACACTCGACGTGTAATGCGACCACCACTCGACGCTGATGGGCCTTGGATACCTCGTCAAGAATCACGGATTATATTAACACCAACCATTgctccaccaccaccaccaaaaCCCCCATCACCAGAACCTCCAAAACCCAAGTTGACACCACAGCAAGAACGTCTCAAACGTGCTATTTATATCGATCGGACATCACGCGTCCTATTTCCTGCGTTATTTGCCAGTTTAAATGGCATCTATTGGAttgtattttatgaatatctttaA